TGTTTTGGGTATTATATCCATTTGTGTCCATTGTGAGAATATTTTACCACAAATTTTATCCTTTGTCAACAAAAAATTGTAACTATTCACCGCACAGACGCAGAGGAACAGAGAAAAAAGGATTTAAATTAGATTGTGGATACCGGATAGATTTTTTAGTTGAAGAAAAAGTTATCGTAGAATTAAAAGCAGTCGAGCAACTACTTCCGATTCACGAAGCTCAACTTTTAACCTATCTAAAAATGATGGTAACTATTCACCACGAAGGGTACGGAGAGCACGAAGTGAAATTTGATGAATTATCGAATAGAGTCATTGGATGCGCTATAGCGGTGCATCGAACTCTTGGGCCAGGTTTGCTTGACACCGTGAAGAGTGATAATTCACAATTGACAATTCACCATTCACCATTATTAAGGAAATTTAGGGGAAAAATTGTGAATGGTGAATTGTGAATTGTGAATAGTTACAAATAATGAATAAAAGGATAGGTTTATTGATCAATTTTAATGTTTCTGTTCTAAGAGATGGAATTAAGCGTATAGCCAATAGATTTTAATTTTTTCTCTGTGTCTGTGCGTCTCTGCGGTGAATAGTTACGCATAAAATAACTATTCTCAAGAATTTTTTTGACAAATGGATGATTTTGTGATATGATAATAAGTGTTTGGGGCTCAAGGGATAAGTATTAGATGTTAGGTATCAGCTAGTGTGGTGTTGAGTAAGTTTTGCACGGGGCATCATCAGGTTTCGTAACATGCAAACGGATAATTGGTAATTGGTAACTGGTAATTGGTAATTGGTAACTGGTTAAATAGTTTCGTCCTGAGATCAGCCAAACGGTATTTATACTTTAGAGAGGCATATTTTGTGATTTCCTGTTAC
The sequence above is drawn from the bacterium genome and encodes:
- a CDS encoding GxxExxY protein codes for the protein MSTKNCNYSPHRRRGTEKKGFKLDCGYRIDFLVEEKVIVELKAVEQLLPIHEAQLLTYLKMMVTIHHEGYGEHEVKFDELSNRVIGCAIAVHRTLGPGLLDTVKSDNSQLTIHHSPLLRKFRGKIVNGEL